The following are encoded together in the Xanthobacter autotrophicus Py2 genome:
- a CDS encoding general secretion pathway protein D (TIGRFAM: general secretion pathway protein D~PFAM: type II and III secretion system protein; NolW domain protein~KEGG: nha:Nham_0742 type II and III secretion system protein), with amino-acid sequence MEVRKDRPNRFGSRPGTLLLTCAILIATALAACSLVPDDVKPPSVMDQVRAIDLLPRDTKPVPGPQDIPDDRKAIEYFGSSTAAAVSDRSEVGVAGRGGVSGGADGYDLNFDNTPVTSVAKVVLGDILGVGYVIDPRVQGTVTLASARPVPKTELLYVLEAALKTNNVAMVREGAGYRLVPLTEAAGGGNADVGTSRPEPGYGISVVPLRYVSAEALMPLLDSFATRAGAVRADPGRNLLIVQGTGSERQSAINTVLSFDADWMRGQSVGVYPVRNSAPEPLISELESIMDAGDSGLSHKMVKFQAINRLNAIMVVAKKPELLQTAGTWIGRLDRSDTTVGVRVYRLRYGDAKQMAKVLNELFVGGSSSGLDQAASQIAPGSGASVSSGGGSDGNGSGSGLTVQQRLGQSPPKQDTGGTGGKTIAVDSEGAPVGGSGGGAGGGGALLSGIRITADAINNSLLIFASQENYRIIERTLMQLDQPQLQVAIEATVAEVTLNDTLAYGVQFYLTSKDLGLGRNNGSVLNTLSSDITDQAINRVLPGFNLLVGRENQPRAILDALHTVTDVKVLSNPSVVVVDNQKATLQVGDEVPVSTGSATVLSSSNTVVNTIEYKNTGIILHVVPRVNVNGQVRLEIEQEISNVTQSDPTTSGTSSNSTGLTPTVSQRKVKSVIAVASGQTVLLAGLISERHNGVRQGVPILDQIPGVGDAFAHTNGTVKRTELIIFIRPQIIRDNVDAHTVAEELRAKLRGTVTTLPGGPQAPLGAR; translated from the coding sequence GTGGAAGTGCGGAAAGATCGGCCAAACCGGTTCGGCTCCCGACCGGGCACCCTGCTGTTGACGTGCGCGATCCTCATCGCCACGGCGCTGGCCGCGTGTTCTCTGGTGCCCGACGACGTCAAGCCGCCGAGCGTGATGGACCAGGTCCGCGCCATCGACCTGCTGCCGCGCGACACCAAGCCGGTGCCCGGCCCGCAGGACATTCCCGACGACCGCAAGGCCATCGAATATTTCGGCTCAAGCACCGCGGCAGCGGTCTCCGACCGTTCCGAGGTGGGCGTGGCCGGACGGGGCGGCGTGAGCGGCGGCGCGGACGGCTATGACCTCAACTTCGACAACACGCCGGTGACCAGCGTCGCCAAGGTGGTGCTGGGCGACATCCTCGGCGTGGGCTACGTCATCGACCCGCGGGTGCAGGGCACGGTGACCCTCGCCTCGGCGCGGCCGGTGCCGAAGACCGAGCTGCTGTACGTGCTCGAAGCCGCGCTGAAGACCAACAACGTGGCCATGGTGCGCGAAGGGGCCGGCTATCGCCTCGTGCCCCTCACCGAGGCGGCGGGCGGCGGCAATGCGGATGTGGGCACCTCGCGGCCGGAGCCGGGCTACGGCATCTCCGTGGTACCGCTGCGCTATGTCTCCGCCGAGGCGCTGATGCCGCTGCTGGACAGCTTCGCCACCAGGGCCGGCGCGGTGCGCGCCGATCCCGGACGCAATCTGCTCATCGTCCAGGGCACCGGGTCCGAGCGGCAATCGGCCATCAACACCGTGCTCTCCTTCGACGCCGACTGGATGCGCGGCCAGTCGGTGGGGGTCTATCCGGTCCGCAACAGCGCGCCCGAGCCGCTGATCTCCGAGCTGGAGAGCATCATGGACGCGGGCGACAGCGGGCTGAGCCACAAGATGGTGAAGTTCCAGGCCATCAACCGCCTCAACGCCATCATGGTGGTGGCCAAGAAACCGGAGCTGCTGCAGACCGCCGGAACCTGGATCGGCCGCCTCGACCGTTCCGACACCACGGTGGGCGTGCGCGTCTATCGCCTGCGCTACGGCGACGCCAAGCAGATGGCAAAGGTGCTCAACGAGCTGTTCGTCGGCGGATCGTCCAGTGGCCTCGACCAGGCGGCCAGCCAGATCGCGCCCGGCTCCGGCGCCTCGGTCTCGTCCGGCGGCGGTTCGGACGGAAATGGTTCCGGATCGGGCCTCACGGTGCAGCAGCGGCTCGGCCAGTCCCCGCCCAAGCAGGACACGGGCGGCACGGGGGGCAAGACCATCGCCGTCGACAGCGAGGGCGCGCCCGTCGGCGGCTCCGGCGGCGGCGCGGGAGGGGGCGGCGCGCTGCTGTCCGGCATCCGCATCACCGCCGACGCCATCAACAACTCGCTGCTGATCTTCGCCAGCCAGGAGAATTACCGCATCATCGAGCGCACCCTGATGCAGCTCGACCAGCCGCAATTGCAGGTGGCCATCGAGGCCACCGTGGCCGAGGTGACGCTGAACGACACCCTGGCCTACGGCGTCCAGTTCTATCTCACCAGCAAGGACCTCGGCCTCGGCCGCAACAACGGCTCGGTGCTGAACACCCTGTCCAGCGACATCACCGACCAGGCCATCAACCGCGTGCTGCCCGGCTTCAACCTGCTGGTGGGCCGCGAGAACCAGCCCCGCGCCATCCTCGACGCCCTGCATACGGTGACCGACGTGAAGGTGCTGTCCAACCCGTCCGTGGTGGTGGTGGACAACCAGAAGGCGACGCTGCAGGTGGGCGACGAGGTCCCGGTCTCCACCGGCAGCGCCACGGTGCTCTCGTCCTCCAACACGGTGGTCAACACCATCGAGTACAAGAACACCGGCATCATCCTCCACGTGGTGCCGCGGGTGAACGTGAACGGGCAGGTGCGGCTCGAGATCGAGCAGGAGATCAGCAACGTCACCCAGTCCGATCCCACCACCAGCGGCACCAGCAGCAATTCCACCGGGCTCACGCCCACCGTGTCCCAGCGCAAGGTGAAGAGCGTCATCGCCGTGGCGAGCGGGCAGACCGTACTGCTCGCCGGTCTCATCAGCGAGCGCCACAACGGCGTGCGGCAGGGCGTGCCGATCCTCGACCAGATCCCCGGCGTCGGCGACGCCTTCGCCCACACCAACGGCACGGTGAAGCGCACCGAGCTGATCATCTTCATCCGGCCCCAGATCATCCGCGACAATGTGGATGCCCATACGGTGGCTGAAGAGCTGCGCGCCAAGCTGCGCGGCACCGTCACCACCCTGCCAGGCGGCCCGCAGGCGCCGCTCGGCGCACGGTGA
- a CDS encoding type II secretion system protein E (PFAM: type II secretion system protein E; General secretory system II protein E domain protein~SMART: AAA ATPase~KEGG: rpc:RPC_3009 type II secretion system protein E): MSGACEPCPAARIKVRRDGRAETGRRAVRATGTGMTADGAGDLVGDFMGYLARCGLLRPGDAVPLRPDEVHSPASSATSPKPLRKVWESTELAAGDFADAVATFYRLPRVSLPELMAAPALVSHFSPRFLREMTALPYRGADGVVRLAVGDPTDGAVRRAAEIALGEQVALVVASFEDIATVLTERLGGDEAPAAGITDTGGARADDDIDSLRDLASGAPVVRAVNDLLEKAMELRASDIHIGPFRGTIEVRMRIDGLLRVVPAPADVLPQAVISRIKILAGLDIAERRLPQDGAARLKLGRSEIDVRVALMPTQHGEAAVIRLLPRDRGLLNMDKLGLSPGDADILKRLLALPHGMVVVTGPTGSGKTTTLATILSILNEPTRKILTIEDPVEYEIKGVYQSQVKPAIGLTFAAALRSFLRHDPDVIMVGEVRDPETAHIAVHAALTGHLVLTTLHTDTAAASVPRLLDLGVEGFLLKSTLRAVIAQRLVRQLCDRCKRPRTLTATDVADDPRFSALGFAAGETVYEPKGCERCGGAGYRGRVGVFEILTLSDEIREMIDRHAGASAVDKAAIAGGMTTMLDDGILKCRAGITSPAEVLRVTTVR, from the coding sequence ATGTCCGGCGCGTGTGAGCCCTGCCCGGCGGCAAGGATCAAGGTGAGGCGCGACGGGCGAGCCGAAACCGGCCGGCGCGCCGTTCGGGCGACGGGGACGGGGATGACGGCCGACGGCGCCGGCGATTTGGTTGGCGATTTCATGGGCTATCTGGCGCGATGCGGGCTGCTGCGGCCGGGCGACGCCGTGCCTCTGCGCCCGGATGAGGTGCATTCGCCCGCCTCGTCCGCCACAAGCCCGAAACCTTTGCGCAAGGTGTGGGAATCCACCGAGCTTGCCGCCGGCGATTTCGCCGATGCGGTGGCCACCTTCTATCGCCTGCCGCGCGTGAGCCTGCCCGAGCTGATGGCGGCCCCCGCGTTGGTGTCACACTTCTCGCCGCGCTTCCTGCGCGAGATGACGGCGCTGCCCTATCGCGGCGCCGATGGCGTGGTGCGCCTCGCCGTGGGCGATCCCACCGACGGCGCAGTGCGGCGCGCCGCCGAGATCGCCCTGGGCGAACAGGTGGCGCTGGTGGTCGCCTCCTTCGAGGACATCGCCACTGTCCTCACCGAGCGGCTTGGCGGCGACGAGGCGCCAGCGGCGGGGATCACGGACACCGGCGGCGCGCGGGCCGATGACGACATCGACAGCCTGCGCGACCTCGCCTCGGGCGCGCCGGTGGTGCGCGCCGTCAACGACCTTCTGGAAAAGGCCATGGAGCTGCGCGCCAGCGACATCCATATCGGCCCGTTCCGGGGGACCATCGAGGTGCGCATGCGCATCGACGGGCTGCTGCGGGTGGTGCCCGCGCCGGCCGACGTGCTGCCGCAGGCGGTGATCTCGCGCATCAAGATCCTCGCCGGCCTCGATATCGCCGAGCGCCGCCTGCCGCAGGACGGCGCGGCGCGCCTGAAGCTCGGGCGCTCCGAGATCGACGTGCGCGTGGCGCTGATGCCCACCCAGCACGGCGAGGCGGCGGTGATCCGCCTTCTCCCCCGCGACCGCGGCCTCCTGAACATGGACAAGCTCGGCCTGTCGCCGGGCGACGCAGACATCCTCAAGCGCCTGCTGGCGCTGCCCCACGGCATGGTGGTGGTCACCGGTCCCACCGGATCGGGCAAGACCACGACGCTTGCCACCATCCTCTCCATCCTGAACGAGCCCACGCGCAAGATCCTCACCATCGAGGACCCGGTGGAATATGAGATCAAGGGCGTCTACCAGTCGCAGGTGAAGCCCGCCATCGGGCTCACCTTCGCCGCTGCCCTGCGCTCCTTCCTGCGCCACGACCCAGACGTGATCATGGTGGGCGAGGTGCGTGATCCCGAGACCGCGCACATCGCGGTCCATGCGGCGCTCACCGGCCATCTGGTGCTCACCACGCTCCACACTGACACGGCGGCCGCCTCGGTGCCGCGCCTGCTGGATCTGGGGGTGGAGGGCTTCCTGCTGAAGTCCACGTTGCGGGCGGTGATCGCCCAGCGCCTGGTGCGCCAGCTCTGCGACCGCTGCAAGCGCCCGCGCACCCTCACCGCCACCGACGTGGCCGACGATCCGCGCTTCTCGGCGCTGGGCTTTGCGGCGGGGGAGACCGTGTACGAGCCCAAGGGCTGCGAGCGCTGCGGCGGGGCCGGCTATCGCGGCCGGGTGGGGGTGTTCGAGATCCTCACCCTGTCGGACGAGATCCGCGAGATGATCGACCGCCACGCCGGCGCCAGCGCCGTGGACAAGGCGGCCATCGCCGGCGGCATGACCACCATGCTGGACGACGGCATCCTGAAATGCCGGGCCGGCATCACCTCGCCGGCCGAGGTGCTGCGCGTGACCACCGTGCGCTGA
- a CDS encoding type II secretion system protein (PFAM: type II secretion system protein~KEGG: nha:Nham_0740 type II secretion system protein), whose amino-acid sequence MATFTYRALTQAGQIVSGEITAPTEAEVRRRIEFLGLMPVETIPARPKGEGGRFGLSLGGPKAEDVTLFTRDLALLLKAGARLDEALELLSGDADLGRMRAVVRKLRADVLAGQSFAEAAAGEPKLFPPVYVALVRVGEASGTMDRILDLLAQERARAEQLRRKLMEALQYPAFVLAAAGGVLVFFLLFVLPQFSTVLRDMGAKLDPAVEMLLNLSDLAQAHGAALGAGACGLVAIAWLVLRRPATRTAVMGALARLPLVRTILTFRRSAVFCRNLSILLGNGVTLTSALRIIVEVMAAGDDASVWAATSDKVRQGARLSDAVAAGAALPPMAVRMLRLGEETGQLAMLSGRIADFYEEKLQRSLAKVVAIIGPAAIVTISVVVGGLIVSVMTALLSVSQSIG is encoded by the coding sequence ATGGCGACCTTCACCTACAGGGCCCTCACCCAGGCCGGACAGATCGTGAGCGGCGAGATCACCGCGCCCACCGAGGCGGAGGTGCGCCGGCGCATCGAGTTCCTCGGCCTCATGCCGGTGGAGACGATCCCGGCGCGGCCGAAGGGCGAGGGCGGGCGGTTCGGCCTGTCGCTGGGCGGGCCGAAGGCGGAGGACGTGACCCTCTTCACCCGCGACCTCGCGCTGCTGTTGAAGGCCGGCGCGCGGCTCGACGAGGCGCTGGAGCTGTTGTCCGGCGATGCGGACCTCGGCCGCATGCGGGCGGTGGTGCGCAAGCTGCGCGCCGACGTGCTCGCCGGCCAGAGCTTCGCCGAGGCGGCGGCGGGGGAGCCCAAGCTGTTCCCGCCGGTCTATGTGGCGCTGGTGCGGGTGGGCGAGGCCTCCGGCACCATGGACCGCATCCTCGACCTGCTCGCCCAGGAGCGCGCGCGGGCCGAGCAGCTGCGCCGCAAGCTGATGGAAGCGCTGCAATATCCCGCCTTCGTGCTGGCGGCGGCGGGCGGGGTGCTGGTGTTCTTCCTGTTGTTCGTGCTGCCGCAATTCTCCACCGTGCTGCGCGACATGGGCGCCAAGCTCGATCCGGCGGTGGAAATGCTGCTGAACCTGTCGGATCTTGCCCAGGCCCATGGCGCCGCGCTGGGGGCGGGGGCCTGCGGTCTGGTGGCCATCGCCTGGCTGGTGCTGCGCCGGCCGGCTACGCGAACGGCCGTGATGGGCGCGCTGGCGCGGCTGCCGCTGGTGCGCACCATTCTCACCTTCCGCCGCTCGGCCGTGTTCTGCCGCAACCTCTCCATCCTGCTGGGCAACGGCGTGACGCTGACCAGCGCCCTGCGCATCATCGTGGAGGTGATGGCGGCAGGCGACGACGCTTCCGTCTGGGCCGCCACCTCGGACAAGGTGCGCCAGGGCGCGCGGCTGTCGGATGCGGTGGCGGCCGGCGCGGCGCTGCCGCCCATGGCGGTGCGCATGCTGCGCCTCGGCGAGGAGACCGGCCAGCTTGCCATGCTGTCGGGCCGCATCGCCGATTTCTACGAGGAAAAGCTCCAGCGGTCCCTCGCGAAGGTGGTCGCCATCATCGGACCCGCCGCCATTGTCACCATCAGCGTCGTCGTCGGCGGCCTGATCGTTTCCGTCATGACCGCGCTTCTGTCGGTCAGCCAAAGCATCGGATGA
- a CDS encoding general secretion pathway protein G (TIGRFAM: general secretion pathway protein G~PFAM: type II secretion system protein G~KEGG: bra:BRADO6346 general secretion pathway protein G) produces the protein MNRVNTSLPAGRARIAQFRRRRRSEGGYTLVELLVVITIIGLIVALVGPRVLGYLGDSKVKTAKIQIQGFSSALDLFYLDTGRYPSTSEGLVALVQRSPGAATWNGPYLKGGTLPSDPWGKPYIYRAPGEHGAYDIVSLGSDGQQGGTGTAADITSWSK, from the coding sequence ATGAACCGCGTGAACACCAGTCTTCCGGCGGGCCGCGCCCGCATCGCCCAATTCCGCCGCCGGCGCAGGAGCGAGGGCGGCTACACCCTCGTCGAACTGCTGGTGGTCATCACCATCATCGGCCTCATCGTCGCCCTCGTGGGGCCGCGCGTGCTCGGCTATCTCGGCGACAGCAAGGTGAAGACCGCGAAGATCCAGATCCAGGGCTTCTCCAGCGCCCTCGACCTGTTCTACCTCGACACCGGCCGCTATCCCTCCACCTCGGAAGGGCTCGTCGCGCTGGTCCAGCGCTCCCCCGGCGCGGCCACCTGGAACGGGCCGTACCTGAAGGGCGGCACCCTGCCGTCGGACCCCTGGGGCAAGCCCTACATCTATCGCGCGCCGGGCGAGCACGGCGCCTACGACATCGTCTCCCTCGGCTCGGACGGGCAGCAGGGCGGCACCGGCACCGCCGCCGACATCACGAGCTGGTCGAAGTGA
- a CDS encoding putative general secretion pathway protein H precursor (KEGG: bja:bll6018 probable general secretion pathway protein H precursor): MSGARTISACAGQAGFSLLEVVCALAIVAALAALALPRLPLGTSRQRLQAYAVETAALLKADRAAALRLGTPVATVVDAPTGRIRSGAGGRQGAREVRIPDDVRMTAVLPNICNGRAAGGRIGFLPSGLSCGGVVALTRNGAGYEVRVNWLTGGVEIVPRLKS; this comes from the coding sequence GTGAGCGGGGCGCGCACCATCTCCGCATGCGCAGGGCAGGCGGGCTTCAGCCTGCTGGAGGTGGTGTGCGCGCTGGCCATCGTCGCGGCGCTGGCGGCGCTTGCCCTGCCGCGCCTGCCGCTCGGCACCTCGCGCCAGCGGCTTCAGGCCTATGCGGTGGAGACCGCCGCCTTGCTGAAGGCGGACCGCGCCGCCGCCCTGCGCCTCGGCACGCCGGTGGCCACCGTGGTGGACGCGCCCACAGGCCGCATCCGCTCGGGAGCGGGGGGTAGGCAGGGCGCGCGCGAAGTGCGCATTCCCGACGATGTGCGCATGACCGCCGTGCTGCCGAACATCTGCAACGGCCGCGCGGCGGGCGGGCGCATCGGCTTCCTGCCATCGGGCCTGTCGTGCGGCGGGGTGGTGGCCCTTACCCGCAACGGCGCCGGCTACGAGGTGCGGGTGAACTGGCTGACGGGAGGAGTGGAGATTGTCCCACGCCTCAAGTCCTGA